In Gemmatimonadaceae bacterium, a single genomic region encodes these proteins:
- a CDS encoding sialidase family protein, whose translation MSGVRVLVGTRKGAFILTSDGKRKNWKVDGPHFAGWEMYHLKGSPVNPDRIYASQSSSWFGQQIQRSDDGGKTWDAVDNKFVYDGITGTHQWYDGTAHPWEFKRVWHLEPSLADPETVYAGVEDAAMFRSTDGGKSWRELSALRGHGTGPKWQPGAGGMCLHTILIDPTNPRRIFIAISAAGAFRTDDGGETWKPINQGLRSTYIPDPTAEVGHCVHRIALHGSRPNTLFMQKHWDVMRSDDAGESWREVSGNLPTDFGFVVDVHAHEPETVYVLPIKSDGEHFVPEGKLRVYRSRTGGNEWEPLTKGLPQENCYVNVLRDAMAVDRLDECGVYFGTTGGQVYASADAGDSWNAIVRDLPAVLSVEVQTLS comes from the coding sequence ATGAGCGGGGTACGGGTGCTCGTCGGTACAAGAAAGGGTGCGTTCATTCTGACGTCCGACGGCAAGCGCAAGAACTGGAAGGTCGACGGCCCGCACTTCGCGGGGTGGGAGATGTACCACCTCAAGGGATCGCCGGTGAATCCCGACCGCATCTACGCCTCGCAGTCCAGCAGCTGGTTCGGCCAGCAGATCCAGCGCTCCGACGACGGCGGCAAGACGTGGGACGCGGTGGACAACAAGTTCGTGTACGACGGCATCACCGGCACGCACCAGTGGTACGACGGCACGGCGCACCCGTGGGAATTCAAGCGCGTCTGGCACCTCGAGCCCTCGCTCGCCGATCCCGAGACCGTGTACGCCGGCGTCGAGGATGCGGCGATGTTCCGCTCCACCGACGGCGGCAAGTCATGGCGCGAACTGTCGGCCCTGCGCGGCCACGGCACCGGACCCAAGTGGCAGCCCGGCGCGGGGGGCATGTGCCTGCACACGATCCTCATCGATCCCACCAATCCGCGGCGCATCTTCATCGCCATCTCCGCGGCCGGCGCCTTCCGCACGGACGACGGCGGCGAGACCTGGAAGCCCATCAACCAGGGGCTGCGTTCCACCTACATCCCCGATCCCACCGCCGAGGTGGGGCACTGCGTGCACCGCATCGCGCTGCACGGGTCGCGGCCCAACACGCTGTTCATGCAGAAGCACTGGGACGTGATGCGCAGCGACGACGCCGGCGAGTCGTGGCGCGAGGTGAGCGGCAACCTGCCTACCGACTTCGGGTTCGTGGTCGACGTCCACGCGCACGAGCCGGAAACCGTGTACGTGCTCCCCATCAAGAGCGACGGCGAGCACTTCGTGCCCGAGGGCAAGCTGCGCGTGTACCGCAGCCGCACGGGCGGCAACGAGTGGGAGCCGCTCACCAAGGGGCTGCCGCAGGAGAACTGCTACGTGAACGTGCTGCGCGACGCGATGGCGGTGGACCGCCTGGACGAATGCGGCGTGTACTTCGGCACCACGGGCGGGCAGGTGTACGCATCGGCCGACGCCGGCGACAGCTGGAATGCGATCGTCCGCGATCTGCCGGCGGTGCTGTCGGTGGAGGTGCAGACGCTCTCATGA
- a CDS encoding MoaD/ThiS family protein, which translates to MIRVVLPAPLYRLAQLPGGELAFDVAGPATQRSVLDAVELRYPVLRGAIRDHVTQQRRPFVRFFACEQDLSHESPDAPLPNAVAEGREPYLVVGAIAGG; encoded by the coding sequence ATGATCCGCGTGGTGTTGCCGGCGCCGCTCTACCGCCTGGCCCAACTGCCGGGCGGAGAGCTGGCGTTCGATGTCGCGGGCCCGGCCACGCAGCGGTCGGTGCTCGACGCGGTGGAGCTGCGCTATCCGGTGCTGCGCGGCGCCATCCGCGATCACGTCACGCAGCAGCGCCGGCCGTTCGTGCGCTTCTTTGCCTGCGAACAGGATCTGTCGCACGAGTCGCCCGACGCGCCGCTGCCCAACGCCGTGGCCGAGGGGCGGGAGCCGTATCTCGTGGTGGGGGCGATCGCGGGCGGGTAG
- a CDS encoding GntR family transcriptional regulator, whose translation MLPFSVTLKPGESPYRQTVYAATRAIVAGELAPGSAFPSVRELSQALKVNPNTAQKVIAELVRDGLLEVRPGIGTVVTTGRRASAAERRALLAHPVEQLAVEARRLGLTRDELLEALGKRWSDLFGGDGDGAR comes from the coding sequence GTGCTTCCGTTCAGCGTCACCCTCAAGCCGGGCGAATCGCCCTACCGCCAGACCGTCTACGCGGCCACGCGGGCGATCGTCGCCGGCGAACTCGCGCCCGGCAGTGCCTTCCCCTCCGTTCGCGAGTTGAGCCAGGCGCTGAAGGTCAATCCCAACACGGCGCAGAAGGTGATCGCCGAGTTGGTGCGCGATGGGCTGCTGGAGGTTCGCCCGGGTATCGGGACCGTGGTCACCACGGGACGGCGCGCGTCAGCCGCGGAGCGACGGGCGTTGCTCGCCCATCCGGTGGAGCAGCTGGCCGTCGAGGCCAGGCGACTGGGGCTCACCCGAGACGAACTGCTCGAGGCGCTCGGCAAGCGATGGAGCGACCTCTTTGGAGGCGACGGCGATGGCGCACGCTGA
- a CDS encoding ABC transporter ATP-binding protein, which produces MPMIEVTGVSYDYGRVRALDGLDLGVPEGALYALVGPNGAGKTTLMQLLMGLRRPQAGRAMVDGLDTMVFAARDRARITYVAEGQQLPEWMRLDQLDAYLAPLYPTWDAALAAELAARFRLDPTRPIRTFSRGQRMKAALRCALAPRPKVVLMDEPFSGMDALVKDELVGGLLESARSEGWTILLSSHDISELEMLADWAGFMAEGRMLFSESMESLLTRMKRVDVVGATTAPSGGALPREWTSVERAGGHVTFMVTQGGDGLEARALAPLFPGATRIDVRRPTLREVFIALAKETAATGRTEVTI; this is translated from the coding sequence ATGCCAATGATCGAAGTCACAGGGGTGTCCTACGACTACGGGCGCGTCCGAGCGCTGGACGGCCTCGACCTCGGCGTTCCCGAAGGGGCGTTGTACGCCCTGGTCGGCCCCAACGGCGCCGGCAAGACGACGCTGATGCAACTCCTCATGGGACTGCGCCGACCGCAGGCCGGGCGCGCCATGGTGGACGGCCTTGACACCATGGTATTCGCCGCCCGCGATCGCGCGCGCATCACGTACGTCGCCGAGGGACAGCAGCTGCCGGAGTGGATGCGGCTCGACCAGCTCGACGCATATCTGGCGCCGCTCTATCCGACTTGGGACGCGGCGCTCGCGGCCGAGCTGGCAGCGCGGTTCCGGCTCGATCCGACCCGGCCGATCCGGACCTTCTCGCGCGGGCAGCGCATGAAGGCGGCGCTGCGCTGCGCGCTCGCGCCCCGCCCGAAGGTCGTGCTCATGGACGAACCGTTCTCCGGCATGGACGCGCTGGTGAAGGACGAGCTGGTGGGCGGGCTGCTCGAATCGGCGCGGTCGGAAGGATGGACGATCCTCCTCTCGTCGCACGACATCAGCGAACTGGAAATGCTCGCCGACTGGGCGGGGTTCATGGCCGAGGGCCGCATGCTGTTCTCGGAATCGATGGAGTCGCTGCTCACACGCATGAAGCGCGTCGATGTGGTGGGGGCCACCACTGCGCCGTCGGGCGGCGCACTGCCCCGGGAGTGGACGTCGGTGGAGCGGGCCGGCGGCCACGTGACGTTCATGGTGACGCAGGGCGGCGACGGACTCGAGGCGCGGGCGCTGGCGCCGCTCTTCCCCGGCGCCACGCGCATCGACGTGCGGCGCCCCACGCTGCGCGAGGTGTTCATCGCACTGGCAAAGGAAACGGCCGCGACCGGCCGCACGGAAGTGACCATATGA